Proteins from a genomic interval of Amycolatopsis sp. cg13:
- a CDS encoding PD-(D/E)XK nuclease family protein, producing the protein MGFDFGVEQPQRLTKVSPARLSTFDDCPRRYRLAYLDRPTPQRTGPWAHSTLGAVVHNALRALFDLPVAKRTPQRGIALVSEHWKDAGFADDDQAARYRARAKGWVAEYVEDNDVSDDPVGLERWVSAPVSTTGGRPTMIIEGRADRIDQRGGELVIVDYKTGRRAPDEHEARASQALAMYAVAATRTLRMPCTKVELHHLPSGTIAAAEHTPETLKRHLERAEETAGDLRLAADTLDAGGDGDTLFPARPDRRCAWCDFRPSCVAGQQTAPAAQPWDLLAP; encoded by the coding sequence ATGGGGTTCGACTTCGGCGTCGAGCAACCGCAACGGCTCACCAAGGTGTCGCCGGCGCGGCTGAGCACCTTTGACGATTGCCCGCGCCGGTACCGGCTGGCTTATCTCGACCGGCCGACGCCGCAGCGCACCGGGCCGTGGGCGCACAGCACGCTGGGCGCGGTGGTGCACAACGCCTTGCGGGCGCTTTTCGACCTGCCAGTGGCGAAACGGACGCCGCAGCGCGGGATCGCGCTGGTGTCCGAGCACTGGAAGGACGCCGGTTTCGCGGACGACGACCAAGCCGCGCGCTACCGGGCGCGAGCGAAGGGCTGGGTCGCGGAGTACGTGGAGGACAACGACGTCAGCGACGATCCGGTGGGATTGGAACGCTGGGTCTCCGCCCCGGTCAGCACCACCGGCGGCCGCCCCACGATGATCATCGAAGGCAGAGCCGACCGCATCGACCAGCGCGGCGGCGAACTGGTGATCGTTGACTACAAAACCGGCCGCCGAGCACCCGACGAACACGAGGCCCGCGCGTCCCAAGCTTTGGCGATGTACGCCGTAGCCGCGACGCGCACTTTGCGCATGCCGTGCACGAAGGTCGAGTTGCACCATTTGCCGTCCGGCACGATCGCCGCGGCGGAACACACGCCGGAAACCTTGAAGCGGCACTTGGAACGCGCCGAGGAGACCGCCGGAGATTTGCGGTTGGCAGCGGATACCCTGGACGCGGGCGGTGATGGAGACACGCTGTTCCCCGCCCGCCCCGACCGCCGCTGCGCATGGTGCGACTTCCGCCCGAGCTGCGTGGCGGGACAGCAGACCGCTCCTGCCGCGCAGCCGTGGGATTTGCTTGCGCCGTAG
- a CDS encoding MarC family protein, with product MAVSDFFDAKLFMSATITLVVIMDPPGTVPVFLSLVGRKPMATRVKAARQAVLVSLLVISLFAVAGQAILAYLGIGIPALQGAGGLLLLLIALQLLTGNAGSNEPEAAEDVNVALVPLGTPLLAGPGAIAATIVFVRQADGHVGAYIALALAIVTVHFVLYTCMRFSGVVIRLIKESGITLLAKIAGLLLAAIAVELVANSVQGFIAGG from the coding sequence ATGGCCGTCTCGGATTTCTTCGACGCGAAGCTCTTCATGAGCGCGACGATCACCCTCGTCGTGATCATGGACCCGCCGGGCACGGTGCCGGTGTTCCTGAGCCTGGTCGGCCGCAAACCGATGGCCACGCGGGTGAAAGCGGCCCGGCAGGCGGTGCTGGTGTCGCTGCTGGTCATCTCGCTGTTCGCGGTGGCCGGGCAGGCGATCCTGGCGTATCTGGGCATCGGGATCCCCGCGCTTCAGGGTGCGGGCGGGCTGCTGCTGTTGCTGATCGCGTTGCAGCTGCTCACCGGCAATGCGGGCAGTAACGAGCCCGAGGCGGCTGAGGACGTCAACGTCGCCCTCGTTCCCCTTGGCACGCCGCTGCTGGCCGGTCCTGGCGCGATCGCGGCGACCATCGTGTTCGTCCGCCAGGCCGACGGGCATGTCGGCGCGTACATCGCGCTGGCGCTGGCGATCGTGACCGTGCATTTCGTGCTGTACACCTGTATGCGGTTCTCCGGCGTGGTCATCCGGCTGATCAAGGAAAGCGGCATCACGCTCCTGGCGAAGATCGCCGGCCTGCTGCTCGCCGCGATCGCGGTGGAGCTGGTCGCGAATTCGGTGCAGGGCTTCATCGCCGGCGGCTAG